The candidate division KSB1 bacterium region TTTTCATCAGTCTCAAGTGTTGTCGTCATGAATCTGAAAGATCTAAAAACCAGTGGGAATAATCACGAATTGATCAGTAGAGCGATTGATCGAGCTATCGACCAGTATATCCAATCGCGTCGCGAAAAGGTCCCTAAATTCGTTAATAAGCATTTTTCGTTGCGCGGGGCGCTGAGGCTCCATAAGAAAGTTATTGGAAGCGATTTGTACAAGGGACCACTGAATATCTCCTGGTCCGTGCCATACTCAATTTTGCGAGCTGGCGCAACCATAATGAACAAGGCTGGGAAAAATAGACTGCAGCGGTGGATCGAGCAATTGCCACCAGGATTTGAGACCAATGTGCAAAAGGAAGTGAAATGGCTGATTTACACTGAACTGCTTGAGCTGCCATATCAGCAAGGTGAGCGAAGGTCAACCAAGGATGCGCTTCTTGAGGCGATCCTCCAGCAACCTGAATCGGCACAATTGATGGCCGAGTATCTGGTTGCAATCGCTGAGAGGGCGCAGCATGCTGGTTTTCGTCAACGGCTGGAACAAAATCTGATGGAATACGCGACCAGCCGAACCGCCGCAGCAGATTTGGCGGGGACAATCATCACGCTTTCGATCGGGGCGGCGATGTTTAAACAGATGACCCCGGGCGCCATGGCGACGGGCAGCGCTCTCGCCACTGCAATCGCCCATCATATCGCGGTTTCTAATTTTATTTTGGGTCCTACGCTCGGATCGCTTTGGTATAGCCTGTTTCCTGTGTCTGCCTCATTTGGATTAGTGGCAGCGACCACCGGGGCCATCATGGCCGCTATGTCCTTAGTGACCTCTTTTGCTGGCATTGTCACTGACCCAATTCAAGCCAAACTTGGTATCCACCAACGCAGGCTATATAAATTCCTCGAATGTCTTGAAAAGGAGCTGAAAGGGGAGGGGAATTCTAAATTAGAGCTGAAAGCCGTATATGTCGCTCGAATATTCGACATCATAGACATTTTGAAAACTGCTGCCACCACCAAATAAATGAATGGTCTTCCAACTTTATGGTCCAACATAGGAAAATTTTTGGCTTGAAATTTTATCGGCAAATATGTATATTGCTTATGGATTTCAATCGTGTCAAAATCGAAATAGTCCAATCCTGAAATTCAGCGCCTATTTCAAAAATGATCCGCAGCACCAGCAGATGTATTTTAAGGTCTCTGGATGGCTAATGATTCAGATTTTGAGATGGGCTTCATTTTTTAGTTCTTGATTTTCTGACCTATCATCATGGCTACTCGGAAACACAATATCATTAAATGGATGGGGCTGGCTCTGCTGGTGATGTTTATGGGAATTGGATGGCTAATCGAGAGTTTGCCCAGCAGATCCGAGATCGAAAACTTTAGACCGGAGTCAACGGTCTCTCGTCTCAGCCAATTCGATTGGAGCAAACGGGCTTTTGCCCCAGTAAGAAAGTATGTTCCGCTGCGGCAGATTTCCACTGAACTGAGGACCGCTGTGCTCATCAGTGAGGATGATACATTTTTTGAGCATTCGGGGATCAATTTGACGGAGCTCAAGAAAGCGTTTCAGGAGAATTTGAAGAAGAAACGGTATGCTCGCGGTGCCAGTACCATCACGATGCAGGTGGCGCGAAATGCGTTTTTAACCAAGAAGAAGACCTTGATTCGGAAGTTGAAAGAGATTATCTTGGCGAAACGGATCGAAAGGATCTGGACCAAGCAGAAGATCTTCGAGTATTATCTGAACATCGTTGAATGGGGAGATAATATTTATGGGGCGGAAGCGGCTTCCTATTTTTATTTCGATAAACCGGCTTCGCAGATCAATATGGCGGAGGCGACTATCCTTGCTGGTATGCTTCCAAATCCGATTGTCCTCAACCCATTCAAAAATTGGCCAGCGGTAAAAAGACGGCAACTGCGGGTCCTGAAACTCATGCGCAATGCTAAGCTGTTGACCGATGAGGAATATGACAACTTAATAGATACGCCCGTCTACTTGAGAGGTTCTCAGCCGCCGATCCCAGAACCAATAATGCCAGATAGTTCTTTATTCGATCAAGCTTTGCAAGATCCACGGATCCCACAAGAATTGAAGCAGCAAGCCGACACGACCGGGATCATTTTTATTCCCGAGGAACAATGAGGTTTCGAATTTTGACATGCATGGGGTTGATGGGTTTGCTGTGGTGGACGAATTCGGCCGGGCAGGTCGTTATTGACGTTCGGTCCGATACATCAATTGCAATGCCAGGCGATTCGGTGCTGATTTTGAAACGATTGCTGAAGCAGGAGGAGACCAATCTGGCCTGGCAGTTACGATTGGGCGAGTTGCTGCTTGAGCGCGAGCAATTGGATGATGCTGAGCAAGCATTCCAGCGGGCGCTACAATTAGATTCGATGTCTGTAGCTGCACTCACTGGGTTAGGGCGCGTGCATTTACAACGCGAG contains the following coding sequences:
- a CDS encoding transglycosylase domain-containing protein; amino-acid sequence: MATRKHNIIKWMGLALLVMFMGIGWLIESLPSRSEIENFRPESTVSRLSQFDWSKRAFAPVRKYVPLRQISTELRTAVLISEDDTFFEHSGINLTELKKAFQENLKKKRYARGASTITMQVARNAFLTKKKTLIRKLKEIILAKRIERIWTKQKIFEYYLNIVEWGDNIYGAEAASYFYFDKPASQINMAEATILAGMLPNPIVLNPFKNWPAVKRRQLRVLKLMRNAKLLTDEEYDNLIDTPVYLRGSQPPIPEPIMPDSSLFDQALQDPRIPQELKQQADTTGIIFIPEEQ